A genomic region of Leptospira mtsangambouensis contains the following coding sequences:
- a CDS encoding NADPH-dependent 2,4-dienoyl-CoA reductase, producing the protein MTSYPNLLSPLSLGFTTLRNRTIMGSMHTGLEEAPNGYERMAAFYGERAKGGVALIVTGGIAPNEAGRVSRGGGVMDTEEEAKHHRVVTDAVHKEGGKIAMQILHTGRYGYHDKIVGASNLRAPINMFKPHPLTEEEIFQTIEDFARCSELAKLAGYDGVEIMGSEGYLINQFIAKRTNNRTDDWGGSFENRIKFPIEIIKAVRKRVGTDFIIIYRLSMLDLVEDGGNIDEVLILAKEIEKAGATIINTGIGWHEARIPTIAMMVPRAAFTWVTAKVKGHVNIPLVTSNRINTPEIAESVLAAGDADLVSMARPFLADSFFVNKAAAGKSQEINTCIACNQACLDHIFQGKICSCLVNPRACHETDLIITKTSKPKKVAVVGAGPGGMACSTTLAERGHSVTLFDAHEELGGQLNIARRIPGKEEFKETIRYFGEMVKKHGVDLKLNTFVSAEDLIKQGFDEVVLATGVIPRIPEIPGINGANVLSYVDVVLKGKPVGKRAVVMGAGGIGFDVSLMLTDAGHDFTKENYLKEWGINQNITKDGGLSVKDTPHSGREVTMLKRSNSKFGATLGKTTGWIHKTSLEDRKVTQISGVTYKAIEADGILIEVKGETKKIPCDTVVVCAGQDSNRSLLEPLQKAKIPVHLIGGADLASELDAKRAIDQGTRLAVTI; encoded by the coding sequence ATGACATCTTATCCAAATCTTTTGTCCCCTTTGTCTCTTGGGTTCACTACATTACGAAATAGAACCATTATGGGTTCCATGCATACTGGTCTCGAGGAAGCTCCGAACGGTTATGAACGAATGGCAGCTTTTTATGGTGAACGGGCGAAGGGTGGTGTGGCACTCATAGTTACAGGAGGAATTGCTCCGAACGAAGCAGGGAGAGTGTCCCGTGGTGGTGGTGTGATGGATACGGAAGAAGAAGCCAAACACCACCGAGTGGTGACAGATGCGGTGCATAAAGAAGGTGGAAAAATTGCCATGCAAATCCTTCATACTGGTCGCTACGGATACCATGATAAAATAGTGGGAGCATCCAATCTTCGAGCACCCATCAATATGTTTAAACCTCACCCTTTAACAGAAGAGGAAATTTTTCAAACCATTGAAGACTTTGCACGGTGTTCGGAACTCGCGAAGTTAGCTGGTTATGATGGAGTTGAAATCATGGGGAGTGAGGGTTATCTCATCAACCAATTCATAGCCAAACGTACAAACAACAGAACCGATGATTGGGGTGGAAGTTTTGAAAATCGTATCAAGTTTCCTATTGAAATCATCAAAGCGGTTCGCAAACGAGTGGGAACTGATTTTATCATCATTTACCGTTTGTCTATGTTAGATCTTGTAGAAGATGGTGGTAACATTGACGAAGTTTTGATTCTTGCCAAAGAAATTGAAAAAGCAGGGGCTACTATCATCAACACTGGGATTGGTTGGCACGAAGCAAGAATTCCTACCATTGCAATGATGGTTCCAAGAGCAGCTTTTACTTGGGTCACTGCAAAAGTGAAAGGACATGTAAACATTCCTCTTGTAACTTCGAACCGTATCAATACTCCAGAAATTGCAGAGTCAGTTCTTGCTGCCGGTGATGCTGATTTAGTATCTATGGCAAGACCCTTCCTTGCTGATTCTTTTTTTGTAAACAAAGCAGCGGCAGGTAAATCGCAAGAGATCAATACTTGTATCGCTTGTAACCAAGCATGTCTCGATCATATCTTCCAAGGAAAAATTTGTAGTTGTTTGGTGAATCCAAGAGCTTGCCATGAAACCGATCTTATCATTACCAAAACATCCAAACCAAAAAAAGTAGCGGTTGTGGGTGCAGGTCCCGGTGGGATGGCTTGTTCGACAACTCTTGCCGAACGAGGACATTCAGTCACCTTGTTTGACGCCCACGAAGAACTTGGTGGACAGTTAAACATTGCTCGTCGGATTCCAGGAAAAGAGGAATTTAAAGAAACCATTCGTTACTTTGGTGAGATGGTAAAAAAACATGGTGTGGATCTCAAACTCAATACTTTTGTATCAGCTGAAGACCTCATCAAACAAGGATTCGATGAAGTGGTTCTTGCAACAGGAGTCATCCCTCGTATCCCTGAAATCCCTGGAATTAATGGCGCCAATGTATTAAGTTATGTGGATGTAGTTTTAAAAGGAAAACCGGTTGGGAAACGGGCTGTTGTGATGGGTGCAGGCGGAATTGGATTTGATGTGAGTTTGATGTTAACCGATGCAGGCCATGATTTTACCAAAGAGAATTATTTAAAGGAATGGGGGATCAACCAAAACATCACAAAAGATGGTGGACTCAGTGTAAAAGACACTCCTCATTCTGGTCGAGAAGTGACCATGTTAAAACGTTCCAATAGTAAATTTGGAGCCACTCTTGGAAAAACTACTGGTTGGATTCATAAAACTTCTTTAGAAGATCGAAAGGTCACTCAAATTTCTGGAGTCACTTACAAAGCCATTGAAGCAGATGGAATTCTGATCGAAGTGAAAGGGGAAACAAAAAAAATCCCTTGTGATACTGTTGTTGTTTGTGCAGGCCAAGATTCCAATCGTTCTTTGTTGGAACCATTGCAAAAAGCAAAGATTCCTGTACATTTGATTGGTGGTGCAGACCTCGCTTCCGAACTTGATGCCAAACGTGCGATAGACCAAGGGACAAGGCTTGCTGTAACCATATAA
- a CDS encoding response regulator has protein sequence MAIVAENKNKKNAILFVDDESIILMSMKSQVKQHFGEQFKYLTADSAMEAWDILKELEEEGKSVSVIISDWSMPGMNGDEFLRKVHKSYPNIEKVIITGFADQKSVENLNSEIGPITCLKKPWDEEELISTISHAIHD, from the coding sequence GTGGCAATTGTGGCTGAGAATAAAAATAAAAAAAATGCGATTCTATTCGTAGATGATGAATCCATTATATTAATGAGTATGAAGTCGCAGGTAAAACAACATTTTGGTGAACAATTCAAATACCTAACTGCAGACAGTGCCATGGAAGCTTGGGACATTTTAAAAGAATTAGAGGAAGAAGGAAAATCTGTTTCGGTGATCATTTCTGACTGGTCTATGCCAGGCATGAATGGAGATGAATTTTTAAGGAAAGTACATAAATCTTATCCAAACATCGAAAAAGTAATCATTACGGGATTTGCAGACCAAAAATCCGTGGAAAATTTAAATTCAGAAATTGGCCCCATTACTTGTTTGAAAAAACCTTGGGATGAAGAGGAACTCATTTCCACAATCTCACATGCCATTCACGACTGA